The window TGGCGGCGGCCCTGGCCCTCTGAACGCTGTCGGTGGCGGCCAGTCTGGCCCGCCGTCTGCGCATACCCCTGGAGAGGGCCACCGTCAAGGTGCGGGGTCGCTTCTGGACCGAGGGCTCCGCCCTGGCCGGCACCCTGCGTGCCGGCTGTGACGGGTTCGAGATGGAGCTGGGGCTGGAGTCCTCGGCGCCGCCATCAGAGGTAGCCCGGCTGGTATCGCTGGCCCGCTCGGCCTGCTACGTGGAGCAGGCCCTGGCCCAGCCAGTGAAGGTGGAGGCCACCGTCACCCTCAACGGACGCCCTCTGGAGCTGCCGCCCCACTGACGTCGGGCCATTCCTGCTCCACTGGCCGCGGCCGACCGATGCAGTAGCCCTGGGCGTAGTCCACCCCCAGCTCTCGCAACACCTCCAGCGTCTGCTGGTCCTCCACGTGCTCGGCGATGCTGCGCAACCCCAAGGCCTTGGCGGCCAGGGCGAAGCCCCGCACCATCATCCGGTCTATGCGGTCGTTCAGGAGGCCGCGCACGAAGGAGCCGTCTATCTTCAGGTAATCGAAGGGGAGGAAGCGGAGCTGATACAGGGAGGAGTGGCCGGAGCCGAAGTTGTCGAGGGCGAAGCGGCACCCCATCTCCCTCATCTCCTCCATGAAGGCCCGCAGCTCCTGTACGTCCAGAAGGGCCGCCGTCTCGGTCAGCTCGAAGACGAGGCGGCCCGGCTCCAGGCGGGCCTTCCGGACGAGGTCGCGCAACGCCTGCCGCAGCTGATGGTCCAGGGCTGAACGGCCCGACATGTTCACGTGCAGGTCCAGGTGCAGCGACAGCCTCTGGCCGCTGTCCAGCAGGAAGCGCAGCAGCTCCAGGCTGCGTTCCACCACCCAGCGGTCGATGTCGCGCACCAGGTTCAGCTCCTCGGCCGCCCACAGGAACAGGGAGGGAGGGATGATGTGGCTGTTCTCCTGCAACCGCAGCAGCAGCTCGTAGCGACCCACCTGATTGGTGTGGAGGTTCAGAATAGGCTGGCAGAACAGGCGCAGGCGCCCCGTCTGCAGGGCGCGGCGCAGCCTCACCTCCCAGCCCCGCACCTTGTGGGGCGCCGAGACGGGCACGGACTGGGCCTGGGACGGGCGGTGCAGCGCCACCAGGCCTACCCCCTGCGCCTTGGCCGCATACATGGCCCTGTCGGCGTAGACCATGGCCTCCTTGGCGTCGGCCCCCATACGGTGCAACAGGGCGATGCCGATGCTGGCCGACAGGGACAGGTGCAGGCCGCCGGGGAGGGTCAGGTTCTGGAGGCGGTCCAAAATGCGCTGGGCGACGGCCCTCGCCTCCCGCTCGTCGGCCTCAACCAGCACTATGCCGAACTCGTCGCCCCCCAGGCGTCCCACAATGTCCGACCGCCGCACCTCCAGACGGAGGACAGCCGCCACGTGCCGCAGCACATCGTCGCCCACGTGGTGGCCGAAGCGGTCGTTCACGTCCTTGAAGCCGTCCAGGTCCACCCAGAGCAGGGCTGCCCGGCCCCCGTAGCGCTTGACGCGGTCCATCTCCCGGTTCAGCTCTTCGTAGAAACGGCGTCGGTTGAAGACCCCCGTCAGATGGTCGTGGTCGGCCAGGTGCAGCAATCGCGCCTCCCAGCGGCGGCGCTCGCTGATGTCGCGGAAGGTGCCCACGAACCAGTAGGAGCCATCGGCCCGCCAGATGACGCTCACGCTGACCTCGATGGGAAGGCGACGCCCGTCCTTGCTCAGGATCTCCAGGTCGTAGGAGTATGTGCCCAGCTCGCCCCGCAACTGACGCCGGGAGATCTCCCGCACCTTGTTCATCTGGTCGGGCGGCAGCAGGGCGGACACGGGCAGCCCGATGGCCTCGCTGCGGGTGTAGCCCGTAACACGGCTGAAGGCCTGATTGCACCAGACGTAACACTGACTGCTATCGGTGATGAAGACGGCCTCGCTGACGGTGTCCAGGATGGTGCGCAGGGTCTCCTCGCTCTGACGCAGCTCCGCTTCCAGCCGCCGGTGTTCCGTAAGGTCGCGCACGGTGACCAGGACCCTTCGACTGCCCTCGGGCGTCTCGAAGACCTTGCCCACGGCCTCCAGCCATATCCACTCGCCGTTGGGCAGGCGCCAGCGGAGGGCCATCTTGGCATGGGGACGCTGGGCCAGCTCCACCAGGACCTGCAGGTCTTCGGGGTGGATGAACTGGCCAGCCAGGGCGCCCACCAGCGAGTCGGGGTCGACCCCGAGGCGGTCGGTGAAGCCGGGGCTGACCTTGAGGATGCGGCCGCCCGGACTCACCTCGCACACGATCTGGTAGGGGTTGGTCCAGAGGGCGTCCCACCGGCGGCGCAGCGACTCCAGCTCCCGACTCGCCCGGGCCCGCTCCAGGAAGGAACCGAGGGCCTTGGCCGCCACCTGCAGCAGGCGGGCCTGATAGGCAGTGAAGGGGCGGCCCCGGAGGCGATAGACGGCCAGCAGCCCCCAGGGCGAGTTGCCGACCCACACCGGCGCCACCAAGGCCCATCTGACACCAGCCTGGGCAGCATTGGGCGTGAGCCTCGCCTCCTCACCCGACAGCAGGACGGGGCCGGAGACGTTCATGACAGGCCCCAGCACGTCGGAGTCCAGGGGAGAAAGGCGAGGCTCCCTGGCGCGAGGATAGGGCCATGCCCGCAAGAGGGAGTCCTGGGGGAGAGGCTCCAACACCTCAGCCAGATCGGCGCCACAGGCGCGGCCGATGGCCTCGGCCGCGTCGGCCAGGACCGTCTCGGTGGGGCCTTCGGCCCAGGCCAGTTGGGCCAGCAGCAGCAATCGGGACGGCCCACTGTGGTGGCGCCCCTCGCCAGACATGAGACTGCCCCCTTTCGGTCGCTTCCCATATCTAGACGTCGGGGTAACAAGGAACGTTACCGACTGCAAATTGTCCTTTTTGACCCCCTTTGCGCCCAGAGAGCCGTCTACACCGCGCATCGGCCCAGAGGCGGCAGGAGCCGGCACGAACGATCGCGGCGACAGGGCTCCGTGCCTGTCCGCCAGTGGCAGGCCCTTCTGCTTGACCGCGGGTACGGGGGCTGCCTAACATAGAGCAGCCGTGAGTTCCCCCGCCGATACGCTTCTGAACCTGGCTGGCAAGTCGGCCATAGTCACCGGGGCCGGTTCGGGCATCGGCTATAGCACCGCGCTGCTCCTGTCGCGTCTGGGCTGCCGGGTCTGCGTTGTGGATGTGGACGAGGAGCGTGCCCAGGCGGCCGCCGCGGCAGCCCAGGCCAGCGGGCAGGAAGCGCTGGCGGTGGTAGGGGACGCCACCGAGGAGGGGACGGCCCAGCGGGCCGTCGAGGCGACGCTGGAACGCTTCGGCCGGCTGGACATCCTGGTCAACAACGTGGGCGGCATGCGCCCCAGCCCTCTCCTGGAGATGAGCGTCCGCTCCTGGTCGCGGGTGCTGGATATCAACTTGCGGTCGGCCTTCGTGTTCAGCCAGGCGGCCGGCCGGGTGATGGTGCAGGGACGGGGGGGAGCCATCGTCAACGTGGCCTCGGTGGCGGGGATGGTCCCCGCCCCCAACTCCTGCCATTATTCAGCGGCCAAGGCAGGCCTCATGGCCATGACCCGCACCCTGGCCCTGGAGTGGGCCCCCAAGGTGAGGGTCAACGCCGTAGCGCCGGACCTGGTGCTGACGGAGGCGGTGAGGGCCTGGTTCCCCCAACAGGTGTTGCGCCGCCTGCGGCGCCGGGCGCCGCTGGGGCGCCTGGCCGAGCCTCAGGACGTGGCCAAGGTCATAGCCTTTCTGGCTTCCGACCTGGCCTCTTATGTCACCGGCCAGACGATAGTGGTCGACGGCGGCAGCCTGCACAGCGACCGCTGGGCCTACGTGCCCGGCGCCACTTAGGGCGTCAGGACCTGGGGAGGCCCAGGCCGCGCGTCGCGGTGATCATGCGCTGCACCTCGGACGTCCCCGCGATGATGGTGGTGGGCACCGAGGCCATGAGGTAATAGGGCACCCGCCCCCCCAGGACGGACCCCTTGCCCTCCCTCGCCAGGCCCCACAGGCCCAGGATGGCGCATGCCACGTGGGTGAACCGCTGGAACGACTCGCTGACGAAGAGCTTGCAGACCGACGCCTCCATGTCCATGGGAAGGCCCCTGGCGGCCATGTCCACCACCCGCAGGTTCAGGAGCCTGCCGACCTCCAGCTCCACCTCCGCCTGGGCCAGGGCATGCCTGACAGCGGCGGGGGCCTTGCCGCGGCCGTAGCGGGACTGGAGGAGGGAGCGGAGGTCGTCCAGCAGGCGGCGAAACTGGCCCACCAGGATGGCGTCCCCCCTCTCGTGCTGCAGGAGGGTGGTGGCATAGACCCAGCCCCTGTTCTCCTCGCCCACCAGGTTCTCGGCAGGCACCTCCACGTCCTCGAAGAAGACCTGGTTCAGCATGTGCGCCCCCGTCATGTCCACGATGGGGCTGATGGTTATGCCTGGCGCCTTGGCGGGCACCAGGAAGAGGCTCAGCCCGCGGCCCCGCGACTCCGGGGGGCCGGTGCGGGCGAGGAGGATTATCCACTCCGCCTGATGGGCCATGCTGGTCCATATCTTCTGCCCGTTGATGACGTAACAGCCGTCGCGTCGGCGGGCGGTGGTCTGGAGAGAGGTCAGGTCGGAGCCGGCCTGAGGCTCGCTGAACCCCTGGGACCATATGGTGCCCTCCCGGGCGATGCGGGTCAGGTGCTGCCGCCTCTGCTCCTCGCTGCCGTAGAGCAAGAGGACAGGCCCCACCAGGTCCACGGCGATGGTGGTCAAACGCGGCGCCAGGTGGTACCCCAGCTCCTCCAGCAAGGCATAGTGGCCATACGGCCCCATGCCGCGGCCGCCGTACTCGGGCGGGAAGGAAGGCGCCAGCAGGCCCCGTTCCGCCAGGGCCATGTCCAGCTGGCGAGCCAGCCCCATATGTTCCGGCAGCACGTCCATGGGCAGCAGCCCCGAGCCTCCCCAGTCGGCCGGCAGAACGGAGGAGAGGACGGCGCGCACCTCCGCCCGGACGGCCTCCATCTCTTGTCTGCTGCGAAAGTCCATGGGACCCCCTAACTGTCCGCCGGCCGGAAGACCGGCAGGGTGATCTCGGAGTCCACCTCCAAGAAGTCCACCACCAGCGGCATGCCGAACTCGTAGCGCTCCACGGGCACCCCCACCAGGTTGGTGACCATTCGCGGCCCCTCCTCCAGCTGGACCACCGCCACCGGCCAGGGCAGCCGCTCCATGAAGAAGGGAAGGTGGGGCGAGTGGGCTACGGTCCAGGAGTAAAGGGTGGCCCTGCCGCTGGCCCGCTCCCAGGTGAACTCGGGAGAGCCACAATAGCCGCAGCCGTGCTCGGGAGGGAAGCGGAAGCGCCGGCAACGGGCGCACCGTTGCAGCAGCAGGACCCGGTCTCTGGCACCGGCCCAGAAAGGCTCCGTGAGGGGGGTTATCTCGGGGAGAGGTCGCTGGGCCCCGTCAGGCCGGGTCATGTCGCGCCCCCTACTGGCGAGTCAGGATCACGGCGCTGGAGGGCACTATGGGCGCCGCCGCTACCAGGGCCACGCGGGCATCGGCCACCTGGCAGAAGGCCTCGCCCCTCAGCTGCCGCACCGCCTCCAGGATGTGGTTGAAGCCATGGATGTACGCCTCCGAGAGGCTGCCGCCGTGGGTGTTGACGGGGAGGTCGCCCTCGGGCCAGCAGATGCGCCCCTCCCTGACCAGGGCCGCAGCCTCGCCACGGCGACAGAAGCCGTAGCACTCCAGCTGCCACAGGACCAGGGGGGTGAAGACGTCGTAGAGCAGGGCGACATCGATGTCGTCGGGTCCCAGGCCGGCAGACCTGTAGACCTCCCGAGCGGTGTAGCGGGCCGGAAAGTCGAAGGGGTCGTCCTGGTAAACGAGTCCACCCATCATGTAGTGGCGCTTCCCCATCCCCTGGGCCACACCCGTCACCAGCACGGGCCGATGACGCAGGTCCCGGGCGCGCTCGGCCGTGGTCAGCACCACCGCACAGGCGCCGTCGCTCTCCATGGAGCAGTCCAGCAGGTGGAGGGGGTCGGCGACGACTCGTGAGGTCAACACATCGTTCACGGTGATGGGGTCGCGGAAGGTGGCGTTGGGGTTGTGGGAAGCGTGGAAGCGCTGGACGACGGCCACCGTCGCCAGGTCCTCGGAAGTGACGCCATATTCCCACATGTAGCGTCGGGCCAGCGTGGCTATCTGCTGGACGGGGCTGGCCAGCCCGTAAGGGACCTCGAAGGCAGCGACGCCCGGGACCCGCGTCCCCACGCGGGCCCAGGGCCGGCCTCCCGAACCGCGGTTGCGCGCCCTGATGGCCAGGGCCACGCTGGCCACGCCCGTGGCGATGGCCAGGGCAGCCAGCACGATGGGCGCGCAGGCGCCGCCGCCGCCGTAGCCGGCGGCGCCCCAGGCCCTGAGCTGGGGTATGCCCAGGTTGCGGGCGATCTCCAGCTCGCTGTTGCCTTCCTCGCCGGGGGTCTCCACCTTGAAGATGGCATCGACGTCGGCCGGCGAGAGGCCGGCGTCTTCCAGGGCCAGCCGCGAGGCCTCCAGGGCGTTCTCCAGCTCCGACTTGCCCAAGTTTCTGGCGAAACGGGTGGAGCCGATGCCGACGATGGCTGCCCTGTCCCGTACGGCCTCGGTCATGCCCGCCCCCCTTCCCAGGCCTCCACCACTCGCCGCTGGACGAGGTCCGAGATTTGCTGGTCGCTGTATCCCAGCTCCCGCAGTATCGGGACGGTGTGGCCGCCCAGAGGCTCCCAGGGGCCGAAGGTCAGCCGGTCACGAGAGAAGCGCCAGTAGGCGCCGTGCCGCCTGTATTTGCCGTGAACCGGCGAGACCACATCCACGCTGTAGCCGAGGGACAGCATGCGCGGGTCCTCCATGAAGAAGCGTCCAGGGTCCCGCTCCTCGACGGCCACCAGGGGCACGTCGGCGAGCATGGCTGCCTCCTCCCACTCCCGGGCGGTGCGCCCCAGGAACAGGGCCTCCAGCTCGCCGGCCAGGTGGGCGGCCCCCTCTCCCCAAGCCTCCTGCCAGCGGCCCGCCAGGTCCTCTCTGCCCACCAGGGAGCAGAAGGCCTCCCATTCCGAGGGCTGGACACAGGCCAGGAACACCCAGCCCTCCGCGGCGCGATACAGGCGGTAGAGGGGTCCCAGGCCGAGCACCTGCTCGTCCACCTGCTGGCCCGGGGGCCGGCCCGGGAAGACGATGGCCTCGTCCGAGTTGGCGTATATGTTGGAGGCCACCATAGTGGTGACGATGTAGTAGCCGCGGCGGTGACGGTCCCGCAGGTGCAGGGCCACCAGGACGGCTGCCGCCGTCCCCAGGGAGGCGATAGGGTCGGCATTCCCCTCGGCCGCCTTGATGAGGCGCCAGGCCTCCCTCTTCAGGTCTTCCAGGCCCAGACGGTCGATGTCCCTGGGCGGGTGGCCAGCGCCGGCCTGACGGGCCTGGTTGCCAGCCAGGGCCGCTATGGTCGCATGGAAGGCGGGCTTCCCCGCGTCGGGACCCGAGTCGCCGTAGGCCGAGGCGTTGACGTAGATCAGCTCTGGGTTGAGGCGGCGACAGGTCTCGTAGTCGATGCCCAGCTTCCGGGGCACGTCGGCCCGGTAGTTGTGCAGCAGGATATCGGCCCTTCTCACCAACCGGTGCACTATCTCCTGCCCCTCGGGCCTGGTCAGGTCCACAGCCAGGCTCTCCTTGCCCTGGGTCATGGGGAAGGCCAGGAGGCCCGCCGTCGAGAAGCGGCTCAGGTCGCCGCCCACCGGCTCGATCTTGATGACCCTGGCCCCCAGCGTGGCCAGGATGGAGACGGCCAGTGGACCAGCTATCCAGGACGAAAAGTCGAGGATGGTCACCCCCGCCAGGGGAGGGCCGTCGCTGGCCTCGCCGCCTCCCCTCTCCACCGACGGCGGCCGCTCCGGCAGGGATACCAGCTCATCCGTGTGCTCGCCCAGGAGGGGGGCACGGTGCAACTGCAATGCCCGGACGCCGTCCAGGGTGAAAAGGGGGCCGGGCTGGAGGGTCTCCTGTCCCTGCAGCCCCGGCACCACGACGAAGTGGCCGTTGTGTCTCACCTGACGGTGCTGGTGAGACTCCCAGGGCAAACGGACCTCTTCCCAGGCCAGGTCCCGCCGCTGGTCGAAGACGGCCCTCCACTCATCCAGGGTCCTCTGGCGCACCTGCTCCAGGACCCGCTCCCAGAGGGCCTCGGCGTCCTCCTCGGTGAAGACGGCCGGCAGCTTGGCGAAGCGTTCCTCCCCGTAGAGGTGCAACAGGTCCAGCGCTTCCATGAGGGACACGCACAGGCGGTCGGTAGTGTTGGCAAACTGAATCCAGCGACCGTCCCTGGTAACGGCCGTGAGGAAGTTGGGGCGGGGCACCCGCACTCGCGGCCGATGGATGCGGGTGGGGTCGTAGTGCCCGGGGGGCGCCTCCTGGGACGGCTGCACCCTCTGGCCGAGAAGGGCCTGGCGCAACAGCTGGGCCGAGCCTCCCACCTGCTGCAGCTCGTCCCGCTTTAGCTGCCACCCGATCCACAGCACCATGTCGAAGGGCATGAGGGCCCCCAGGAGGGACACCTCCACCTTCTGGCCCTGGCCAGTCCGTTGCCGCTTGTGCAGGGCCGCCATGATGCCCTGGATGGCCAGCATGGCGGCGGAGTAAGAGGCGCAGGGCACCGCCGGATAGCCAGGGCCGGGACGGTCGGCGATGCCCTCGAACTCCATCATGCGCCCGCTTTTGGCGGCCACCAGCGCCTCGTAGCCCTTCAGGCGCTGCCACTCGCCCGCCTCGCCGAAGCCGGTGATGGAGGCGTAGACCAGCCCCTCGTTCAGGGCGCGGCAGGCCTCGTAGCCGATGCCCAGGCGCTCGGCCACCCCTGGCCGGAAGGAGACCACCACGACGTCGGCCCCCCGCACCAGGTCGCGCGCCCGCTGGCGCCCCTCCTCGGACTTGAGGTCCAGGACTGCGCTCTTCTTGCCGCGGTTCCAGGTCTGGAAGGCGGGCAGGCGACGGGCCGGGTCGCCGCCGGGCGGCTCCACCTTGATCACCTCGGCGCCCAGGTCAGCCATCACCATGGTGGCCAGGGGGCCGGCCATCCAGGTGGAGAAGTCGATAACCACCAGCCCTCTCAGCGGCCCTTCGGTCATGGCGCCACCTCCCGGCCCGCAGGCAGCCCCTCAGTCCGACGGCAGCTCAAGGGTGGCCTCGCAGAGGCTGGCTATGCCGTGCTCGGTCATGATGCTGACGTCCACGTCCACCAGGTGGCGGCCGTCCTGCACGTACTTGCGCGATACCTTGCCCGTAAGGCGCACCTCGTCGCCGGCGCAGATGTTGTCGCGCATGGCCAGGGCTATCCTGCGGACGGTGGCCTCGGGGCCGGCCCAGTCGGTCAGCAGACGGCTGACCATCCCCATCTGGAAAGGGGTGTTGACGAAGATGTTGCGTGTCCTCGAACGGACCGTAGCGTAGTGGGGGTCCGAGTGCTGAGGCGAGAAGTCGCGGGTGGCCGAGGCAGCATAGACACAGCGGAGGAAGGTGATGGGCATGAACAGGGACGGCAGCTCCTGCCCTTGGTAGACGTCCTGCCACCTGAGGCGCCGACGCGGGGGAGGCTGGTAACCGGTGCGGCCGCCCTGGATGGCCTCCTCCACGGCCGGGCTCCAGCCGCCCTCCGGAGGCTGGTCCGAGGACTCGGCAGCATCGTGCCCGTAGCCGAAGGCCGTCAGTTGCTCGGTGGCCACCAGCTGGCCATCGCCGTTCCAGAACCGGCGCTCCACCACCCAGAACCGTCCCTCCCCCAGGCGCGTCTGCTTGACGGGGGAGACGCTCACCAGCCGCTGGCTGATGCTCAGCCTCTCCCCCACCTCCACGGGGCGGTGGAACTCCATGTCGATGCGGGAGATGATGCCTACCGGCAGGCCCAGCGCCTCCTTCACGTCGTAGTGAACGTGTCGTCGGGGAAGGCCCTCGGGCGGCGGCCAGGGCCAGCGGAAGGGCATGGCGAAGGTGGTCATGAGGGAGGCCGGCGGCGCCACGAGCCCCCGGAAGGAGCGGCTGCGGGCGTAATCGGCGTCCAGGTAGAGAGGATTGGCATCCTCGAAGGTCTCGCACCAGTGGCGGATGAGGTACTCGTTGACCTCCAGGGGCGCGGGCTGTGGCTCCGACTCGGCGAAGAGGGGCAGCAGGCGGGCTACCCTCTCGGGGGGAATGTCGTCGGGCAGCTCTGGTGGCTGTTCTCGGCTCATGCCTCACCCTCCCGGGTTCGCTGAGGGACGCCGCCCCTTCCAGGGCCGAGGAGGAGCGCCCCCTAGGACAGCAGGGATGCCGCCAGCTCCTCCGACCAGTAGCGCGGCCCTCCCATCGAAAGTTGGAGCTGCTTGCCCCTGCGCAGGAACAGGGTGATGTCCACGTCCTCGATGTAGCCCAGCCCGCCGTGGACCTGGGCGGCGATGAAGGTGGCAGCCTTGACGGCCTCCCCCGCCGCCAGCTTGGCCTTGGCCACCACGGAGTCCACCTCCTCCTCGGGCAGCCCGTTGTCTATGCACCAGGCGGCGTAGAAGGTGAGCGTGTCTGCCGCCACCACCTGGGTGATGGTCTCGGCCAGATAGTGCTGCACGGCCTGGAACGAACCGATGGGCCGCCCGAACTGGACCCTCTGCTTGGCGTATTCCACCCCCAGGGCGTGGGCCCGCTCGGCCACCCCTATCATGTAGCCGCAGCTGGCCACCACCGCCCGTCGCAGGACAGGGCGCAGCAGCCTCCAGCCCTCGCCCTCCCGGCCCAGTAGCCGCTCACGCGGCACCCTCACGCCGCGGAAGGTGACGCGGTGCTGGGGATCGCGGGCCGAGGTGTGATGGCGGCTAAACTCCAGACCCGGGGAGGCAGCATCCACCAGGAACAGGGAGAGGCCCTCGGCCGACGTGCCGTCGCCAGTGCGGGCCGCCACCAGCAGCATGTCGGCGGCGGTGGCGAACTCCACGAACCGCTTGGTGCCGTCGATAACGAAGCCGTCGTCGGAGGGGACAGCGCGGGCCTCCACCTCCCGGTAGTCGTAGTACTGCCCTCGCTCCAGGAAGGCGAAGGAGACGATGAGGCTCCCCGCCACGATCCGCTCCAGGATGGCCTCCCTCTGAGAGAAGCCTTCGGCGCTGGCCACCAGGCCGCCGGCCACCACCACAGTGGGGATGTAGGGCACGGGGCACAGGGCGCGGCCCAGCTCCTTGGTCAGGACCACCAGGTCTTGCAGGCCGAGTCCGGCGCCGCCCTGCTCCTGGGGCAGCGGCAGGCCCAGCCAGCCCAGGCGGGCCATCTCGCTCCACAGGTCATGGGGCAGGCCAGGGTCGCTGTTCTCCAGCTGGCGGACCAGGGAGATGGGGCACCTGTCCTCCAGGAACCGCCGGGCGCTGACCTGCAGCTGTCGCTGGAGCTCGGAAAGTTCGATATCCATGTCGTCCCTCTTTTGGTCAGGTGTGCTGGCGCGGGGCCGGCAGCGCCTCAGGAGCCACCGGGCAGCCCCAGGAGCCTCTTGGCGATGAGGTTCTTGGAGATGTCCACCCCGGCAGCGGCGACCCGCATGTGTCCCACGAACAGGTAGTCGTCCAGGACCTGGCCGCCCAGGGGGGCCTCCTCATCGCCCGCCGCCAGATAGCCGGAGGTGCCCATCAGGTCCAGGGTGGCATCGGCCAGCTCCGTTTCCACCACGGCTCCCCACATCTTGTTCATGGCCGCCTCCACCGCTGCCACGTTCTCGGGGTTGACAGCGGTGCAAATGCAGCGGATCTCCAGCATCCGCGCCATCTCCACCAGCACGGCCAGCCGCGCGATCAGACGACGCACGCCCGGGTCATCGGCCAGGCGACGGCCGTCCACCTGGGCCGTCCTGACCCACTCCACCAGCCGACGGAACTTCTGCTCGGTGGGCACGGTGGAGGTGAGGGTGAAGCGCTCGAAGTTGAGGGCCTCCATGACGTAGTACCAGCCCTGGTTGAGCTCCCCCACCAGGTACTTCTTGGGCACCCTCACGTTGTCGAAGTAGACCTCGTTGGTCCTCTCGCCGATGATGGTCCACATGGGGGTGACGGTGATGCCGGGGAGGGAGGCGTCGATGATGAGGAGGCTGATGCCCCGGTGCTTGGGCTGGGCAGCAGGGTCGGTGCGCACCGCCGTCCAGTAGTAGTCAGCGAAGTGGGCCGAGGTTATGAACCGTTTGATGCCCGTGACGACGAACTCGTCCCCCTCCAGCACGGCCCGGCACTGCAGGTTGGCCAGGTCGGAGCCGGCCTCGGGCTCGGTGTAGGCGATGGCCCACTGGATCTCGTTGCGGAAGATGCGGGGCAGAAACTCCCTCTTCAGCTCCTCGGAGCCGTGGCGGAGGATGACGTTGGCGATGATGCCCACGTTCTTGCCCACGATGGGCGCCTGCGCCCGCAGCAGCTCCTGGTTGAGGATGTAGGGGGCGAACTTCAGGCCCTCGCCGGCCCCACCGTACTCGGTGGGGAAGCCCAGGCCCAGCCACCCCTTCTCGGCCAGCCTGTCGCCGAAACGCTGTCGCTCCGGCGTGTCCAGCAGCCCGAAGCGGGTCCTGACCTCGTCGGTGAGGGC is drawn from Dehalococcoidia bacterium and contains these coding sequences:
- a CDS encoding acyl-CoA/acyl-ACP dehydrogenase, translating into MDIELSELQRQLQVSARRFLEDRCPISLVRQLENSDPGLPHDLWSEMARLGWLGLPLPQEQGGAGLGLQDLVVLTKELGRALCPVPYIPTVVVAGGLVASAEGFSQREAILERIVAGSLIVSFAFLERGQYYDYREVEARAVPSDDGFVIDGTKRFVEFATAADMLLVAARTGDGTSAEGLSLFLVDAASPGLEFSRHHTSARDPQHRVTFRGVRVPRERLLGREGEGWRLLRPVLRRAVVASCGYMIGVAERAHALGVEYAKQRVQFGRPIGSFQAVQHYLAETITQVVAADTLTFYAAWCIDNGLPEEEVDSVVAKAKLAAGEAVKAATFIAAQVHGGLGYIEDVDITLFLRRGKQLQLSMGGPRYWSEELAASLLS
- a CDS encoding acyl-CoA dehydrogenase family protein; protein product: MDFRFSPEEEAFREEVRRFLDEALTDEVRTRFGLLDTPERQRFGDRLAEKGWLGLGFPTEYGGAGEGLKFAPYILNQELLRAQAPIVGKNVGIIANVILRHGSEELKREFLPRIFRNEIQWAIAYTEPEAGSDLANLQCRAVLEGDEFVVTGIKRFITSAHFADYYWTAVRTDPAAQPKHRGISLLIIDASLPGITVTPMWTIIGERTNEVYFDNVRVPKKYLVGELNQGWYYVMEALNFERFTLTSTVPTEQKFRRLVEWVRTAQVDGRRLADDPGVRRLIARLAVLVEMARMLEIRCICTAVNPENVAAVEAAMNKMWGAVVETELADATLDLMGTSGYLAAGDEEAPLGGQVLDDYLFVGHMRVAAAGVDISKNLIAKRLLGLPGGS
- a CDS encoding MaoC family dehydratase N-terminal domain-containing protein encodes the protein MSREQPPELPDDIPPERVARLLPLFAESEPQPAPLEVNEYLIRHWCETFEDANPLYLDADYARSRSFRGLVAPPASLMTTFAMPFRWPWPPPEGLPRRHVHYDVKEALGLPVGIISRIDMEFHRPVEVGERLSISQRLVSVSPVKQTRLGEGRFWVVERRFWNGDGQLVATEQLTAFGYGHDAAESSDQPPEGGWSPAVEEAIQGGRTGYQPPPRRRLRWQDVYQGQELPSLFMPITFLRCVYAASATRDFSPQHSDPHYATVRSRTRNIFVNTPFQMGMVSRLLTDWAGPEATVRRIALAMRDNICAGDEVRLTGKVSRKYVQDGRHLVDVDVSIMTEHGIASLCEATLELPSD